The genomic window GCCGCCTTTTCAGAAGACTCGGGCGGTATATTGGGCGCTGAACTCGCAACCGTGGTGATCGGCGGCTTGGTGAGCTCGACGTTCCTGACCCTGCTCGTGGTGCCCGTGGTCTATACCCTGGCCAACCAGAGCATCCCCGGCCTGTTCCGTCGCGAGCCGCGTCGGCGGCCTGCGATCGAGCGCGTCGAAGTGCCCGATGAGTTTTCTCAGTCAGAGGGCGTATCTTGACCGGGCGAGCATTGGCTGGGACGACTGAAGTCTTTTCGTTGCCGTGATGAGACTGTAGCTTAGCGGTTCACGGCGCTGCCGGACGTGAAAACCGACATGTAAGACGCCCTTCCTCGCCGAGGAAGGGCGTCTTTCTTTTGTGTGTAAGAGAGAGCACGAAGTGAGGTGAGACTCTCTCGCCAGGAGGATACTCGAACTATTGCTCGAGCAATGGATTTATGCCCCGCACGTTGATGCCGTACTCGTAGACCAGGTCGCCACCGGTCATTCCCGAAACCGTCAAGGCTGCGATGCCAAGCAAGACGAAGACGAGGTAAAGGGGATTCGCTCCCACGTCGCGCTTGCGCCAGCGGGAGATCCCTCGCCACATTGTCACGGCAATGAAGAGGGCAGTAGCCCCAAAGCTCCAGAATAGATGGATGTTAATGACGCTGTGCACTTCCAACTCTTCGTATGGAAAGTGTGAGATCAGTCCCGTAATCGTCGAGACCACAGCGCCAATTGTCCCCAGCCAAAGCATGAACCATGTAGCGTGCTGCAATGAAGGACTAGTTCTAATGAAGAGGAACGCGCTCAGTCCGGCGCTGACAACGAGGAGCCCAATCGGGAAATGAACGGCAATTGCATGCAGGTCTTGGATGGTGTTGGCAAACAGTTCCAAAGTGTGCCTCCCTATCGCATGACGTAAATTGTCGAGGAAATTGCGTTGCGGGTTGTTTCTGTGGGCGATTGAAGAGTGTGGCAGTCAGGCCGCACTTGACCCCCCGCATTAACCGTTAGGACGCTATGAACCCTGCATTCGCCTCTACAACGCTCCGCCATGATGCTCGCAAATTGTGAATTAACTATGAAGGTTCCGGCGGTCTGGGGTCAATCTATCCCCCAAGGATGAAGTATCCGGGTAGTCGAGAGTGGGAATAGCGGCACTCAATAGGCTGCCGCGAGCTTGCGTTCGAAATTCCTTGACAATCTCTCAGTACGATCGAATGAGAGGCGGACAGAGCAACTCTTACCACGGGAGGTAAAGTATGAGAAAAAGACATTGGCTCATTGGTCTATGTGCGTTACTTGCACTGGCGGTGGGTGTTGGGGGCGGCACTGCATTGGCACAGGAGAGTGGCAACGGGGAAGACCAATCGGTGCGCGGGTTGATTACCCGAGTCGCCGACATTCTTGGGCTGGATGAACAGCGCGTCCAGGACGCCTTCGATCAGGCGCGGCAGGAGATGCGCGACGAACGTTTCGAAGAGATGATCGGGCAGAGGCTCGATGCTCTGGTGGAGAGCGGCCAAATCACTGAGGACCAGGCTGGTGAACTCCGCGATTGGTACGCGGCTCGGCCGGACTCCTTCTGGCTTGCCGGCGACTCAGTTGGCGGCAAGAGAGGTGAATGGGAACGGCGTGGCACGGCTAGTGGTCGCGGCCACTTCTCCTCGAAAGGGCAGATGGGCATGATGACCGGCGTGACCGAGGAGAGATTGACCCAGTATCTTGACACGCTTGTCGGCAGCGGCCGTATCACCCAAGAGCAGGCAGACGAGATTCGCGAGCGGTATGCCGGCCAACTTAATGGTATCCAAATGCGCGGTCGCTTCGATCGCGGTGGAAACCATGGCTGGCAGCGGGGGCACGGGTCATCCTTCCAAAATGGGCTCTTCAACTTCAGAGGATATCATCAGGAAAAGAATGAACTGATACCGGCAGTGCCCACGCTTACGCCTGACTCAGCTACGCCCACGACTGCTCCCACAGATTCTTCGGATGACAACTAGAGTGGCGGACTGAAGCACCGTCACCCGCCTCGCATTGTACGGTGCATTGGAACACGTACCACCATGAGCAACTCCTGGCAGGCCTGCCGATCCGGCGCTTGCCAGGGGTTGCTCGCTGCCGTAGAACATTCATAATTCCTTCACAGTTGTTGTTATGCTTAAAAGGAGAGGGCAAGTCAAAGACCGTGCCAAGACTTTACCGCTTTCTGGCACCGAGTTGCAGGAGTGTATCCCACGGGGAATGAGCAATACAAGAGCCGAATTTCGTGCGAGTGGAGAAGGACCAACATGGACCGGCTCGCCTTTCGCTCTTATCAGGACCGAATGGGGTGCAGGAGAAGAGGTGCGGTCCGCTAAGTCCATTTAGATACGGAGAAAGTCTCACATGGCGAGTACAGTACTCATAGTTGAAGATGATCCGGATACCGTAAAGCTGGTCAGCCTCTATCTGCAGCGCGATGGGCACAAGGTACTGTATGCGCACGACGGCATCAAAGGCTTGCAGCTCGCCAGGAGTGCCCAGCCGGACCTGGTAGTCTTGGACCTCATGCTCCCAAAACTTAACGGAATCGAAGTGTGCCGGGCATTGCGGCAGGAGTCTATGGTGCCGATTGTCATGGTGACGGCCCGCGTCGAGGAGGAAGACCGCTTGAAGGGACTGGACCTGGGCGCCGATGACTACGTGACCAAGCCGTTTAGTCCCCGGGAACTGGCAGCGCGCATTCGGGCGGTGCTCCGCCGTAGCGTCAAAGATGAACTGGAGGGCGGCCCGGCGGAGGTTGCGCACAGCGGTGTTACCGTTGACTTGCATCGTCGGAAAGTCTACGCGGATGACCAAAAGGCAGACCTGACGCCAACCGAGTTTGGGATCCTTGTCATGCTTATCAAGGAACCGGAGCGGACGTTTTCGCGCGAACAGATCATAGATCGCGTGCTTGGTTTTGACTTTCAGGGCTTTGACCGGACAGTAGACGCACACATCGCTAATATCAGGCGGAAGATCAGGCCACTGAGCGGCCCCGATCACATCCAGACCGTGTATGGCGTGGGCTATAGATTTAGCAATGACTAGGTGGTTCTTCAGCCTCCAATTTCGCCTCATCGTCGCGTTCGCCTTCGTACTCATGTTGGCGCTTGCGGCGGTTGGGCTCATCAGCGGACTTGCAGCGGAAAGGGAAGTTGAGGACTTGCGGGCCGCTACCAATGAGGCCGACCTAGCCAGAATTCATGAAGCGTTCACAGAATTCTATGAGCTTAGAGGCAGTTGGACGGGCGTTGGAGCCATTGTTGAACGCGCGAGTTACCTGACAGGCCGTGACATCCTCATTCTCAACGAGGACGACGTAGTTCTCTATGCTCCAAAGCAAGCGAGCAATGGCAGGCGCTCCCTTGAGAATAAGAACTACACCGACGTGCCCGTAGTTGTGGATAACGTAGACGTTGGTTCCGTTCATGTCGGCCCGGTAGCTTCACGCCCCACGTTCAGACGGTCTAGAGGTCCGGGAAGGGTGGCTGCCGCAGACGAGACTTTGGCGGAAATCACGGAACCCTCTCTGCGGCAATTTGCCGATACGACGTTTCGTTCGCTCCTGTGGTCGGGACTTGGTGCGGGCTTGGGTGGAATTCTGCTGGTGTCGTTGCTGTCGCGGAGGATGCTCCGTTCGGTGCGCAGGCTGACGTCCGCGGCGCAGAAGCTGGGAAGAGGCGATCTTACACAACGGGTAACTGTCTCCGGGCGCGATGAAATTGGCGAACTGACGAGCACATTCAATGCCATGGCCGAGGGACTTGAAAACGCCGAGCGGCAGCGCCGCAATATGGTTGCCGACGTGGCGCATGAACTGCGCACACCACTCACGAACATCCGGGGCTATGTCGAGGCGGTTCGCGATGGCATTCTAGATGCGGACGAGGCCACGATTGCGCACATACACCAGCAAACAATGTACCTCTCGAAGCTGGTGGAGGACCTGCGTGTGCTGGCAGAGACCGAATCCGCTGACTTTCAGCTAGATCTTGAGCAGGCGATTCTTGCCGAGGTGATTACGCGGTCGGTGGAGAGTTTTCGACAGCAGGTACAGAGTAGGGGCATTGAATTGACATGTGACTTTAGGCCTGACGAGGCGGCGGCAGGTCGCCTCGTCAATATCGATCGCACGCGTATTGAGCAAGTCATGAACAATCTGCTGCAGAATGCGGTGACGCACACGCCTGAGGGCGGATGGATTGGCGTCTCTATTGAACAGCATCCTGAGAAGCTATCGGTGACGGTCGCCGATAGCGGCGAGGGCATCCCCAATGAAGACCTGCCTTACGTCTTTGATAGGCTGTATCGTGTCGATCCTTCACGTACCCGCAGCACCGGCGGCGCTGGACTCGGACTAACCATCGCGAAGCAGTTGGTCGAGGCCCACGGCGGCACAATCCGGGCTGAGAGCACTCTGGGTGAAGGTAGCCGCTTTACATTCACCTTGCCACGCTCCCGTAACTTGCCACGCTCCTGAAGGCGCTTTACCAATCTTACAAGACGGGTCTCCCTGAGCTTCGCGCACCGTTCGTGCTGAGCCTGTCGAAGCACAAACCCACTAACCTACCTGCATTCGCCTAGAGCTCTCCTGCAGAATTCCGGCGGACGGAGACCTCTCCTCGGCGGAAACTCTCTATACACCTAGGCAAGAGTGAAACTTCAACCGCGCAGGTGATCTGGATTGCCGCCCTAGCCCGTTGCAGGGAACCTAGTGTCTTGCACCACTTCCTGAATCTTCTTGACTGCATCCTCATATCGGAACATACTCGAAGATGGGGGTTTCTCCAATCACGGAGAAATGTGTGCAATTCAGGAGGTCCCGCATGACTGCGACGAGACTTCGGAGTCTGTCATATCCGCCGACTCTTGCCAGGAAAGTCACGAGGCGAACTTGGCTCGGCTACGCTCTTCTTGGCGCTCAGGCGGTCGCCCTGGCTGCCTGCGGCGGCGATGATGATGAGGACGACGCCCAGCAGCCGCGGGCCGCACCGGAGGCCCCGCAGGCTTCCGTGCCCAAGCCGGCGCGAGAAACGACGACGCTAACGCTGGCCTCAATGTTGGTTGAATTCGGCTCTGTGGTTGGCAAAGCCGTTGATGAGTGGAACAGTGGCGAGTTTCCCGGCGCGTCTGAGGACATCCTGCTAGAGCGCCTCACGATTCAGATTTCCTCGCGGCGCGATCCAATGGAAAGTCTCGAGCATATACAAGAGCGCGTTCAAGCATTCTTGGCCGAGCGGGAATCTGCCGGCACGCCGTTGGATGTGCTCATGGTCAATCGCCTCTTCGATTTCCCCTGGGCCTTCCGCAGCGGCATCATCCAGCCGCTTGATCGCCTTTTGCAGCAAGACGGCAACGATCCCTTAGCGAAATTCTTGCCGCCGGCCTTGGAATTGGTGCGCTTTAGGGGCCAGATGATGGCATTGCCCGTTTCCTTGGGCGCCGGCGTAGCGCGGTACAACCCCAGGCACTTCGCAGATGCGGGCTTGCCTGTGCCCGACAACGGCTGGACTCGTGAGGAATTCGTTGCCGCTGCACAGCGACTCACGCAAGACACTGACAACGACGGCAAGATCGATTCCTGGGGCTTTCGTCCTATATGGAACTTCATGAATTGGCTGCCATTCGTCTTGCAGGAGACGGATAGGGACGTGGTAGACCTGAATACCGGCGAAGTGCGTCTCATGGACCCAGCGGCCCTGCGCGGCCTGCAGTTCTGGGATGACTTGGGAAGAGTGCATGGCATCATGCCCCATGGCGCCGAGGTGACAGCGGACCTCTACGAGGTTGAATTCTGGTATTGGCATCCCAGCACATTCTTCTATTACTTTGCGTCCCCCGCCAGCATCTCTACGGGTAAGCAAGCTCCACTCCCCACCGGACCCCGCGACGTAACGCCATTGGATTTGGGCGCTTCCTTGGCTATACCCGCTAGCGCCCGCGATGCTGTTCAGTCATATGAGGCGCTGGTCCCACTGGCAAGCTACCTCGGCGAGCGCTTCTTACTCCCGCCTGTTATTTCCGGACAAGAGTATATTGAGAAACCACAGTCCGGCTACATCAATCTCATGCTGCCGGAACATGACCGGCAGCTTGCGTTCCACGCA from Chloroflexota bacterium includes these protein-coding regions:
- a CDS encoding ATP-binding protein → MTRWFFSLQFRLIVAFAFVLMLALAAVGLISGLAAEREVEDLRAATNEADLARIHEAFTEFYELRGSWTGVGAIVERASYLTGRDILILNEDDVVLYAPKQASNGRRSLENKNYTDVPVVVDNVDVGSVHVGPVASRPTFRRSRGPGRVAAADETLAEITEPSLRQFADTTFRSLLWSGLGAGLGGILLVSLLSRRMLRSVRRLTSAAQKLGRGDLTQRVTVSGRDEIGELTSTFNAMAEGLENAERQRRNMVADVAHELRTPLTNIRGYVEAVRDGILDADEATIAHIHQQTMYLSKLVEDLRVLAETESADFQLDLEQAILAEVITRSVESFRQQVQSRGIELTCDFRPDEAAAGRLVNIDRTRIEQVMNNLLQNAVTHTPEGGWIGVSIEQHPEKLSVTVADSGEGIPNEDLPYVFDRLYRVDPSRTRSTGGAGLGLTIAKQLVEAHGGTIRAESTLGEGSRFTFTLPRSRNLPRS
- a CDS encoding extracellular solute-binding protein, which gives rise to MTATRLRSLSYPPTLARKVTRRTWLGYALLGAQAVALAACGGDDDEDDAQQPRAAPEAPQASVPKPARETTTLTLASMLVEFGSVVGKAVDEWNSGEFPGASEDILLERLTIQISSRRDPMESLEHIQERVQAFLAERESAGTPLDVLMVNRLFDFPWAFRSGIIQPLDRLLQQDGNDPLAKFLPPALELVRFRGQMMALPVSLGAGVARYNPRHFADAGLPVPDNGWTREEFVAAAQRLTQDTDNDGKIDSWGFRPIWNFMNWLPFVLQETDRDVVDLNTGEVRLMDPAALRGLQFWDDLGRVHGIMPHGAEVTADLYEVEFWYWHPSTFFYYFASPASISTGKQAPLPTGPRDVTPLDLGASLAIPASARDAVQSYEALVPLASYLGERFLLPPVISGQEYIEKPQSGYINLMLPEHDRQLAFHALQTARPSPLASSTMMLFQLFEKLTLPLARGEMAVEQAAQEAQNWLQAYVNE
- a CDS encoding DUF2231 domain-containing protein — protein: MELFANTIQDLHAIAVHFPIGLLVVSAGLSAFLFIRTSPSLQHATWFMLWLGTIGAVVSTITGLISHFPYEELEVHSVINIHLFWSFGATALFIAVTMWRGISRWRKRDVGANPLYLVFVLLGIAALTVSGMTGGDLVYEYGINVRGINPLLEQ
- a CDS encoding response regulator transcription factor; the encoded protein is MASTVLIVEDDPDTVKLVSLYLQRDGHKVLYAHDGIKGLQLARSAQPDLVVLDLMLPKLNGIEVCRALRQESMVPIVMVTARVEEEDRLKGLDLGADDYVTKPFSPRELAARIRAVLRRSVKDELEGGPAEVAHSGVTVDLHRRKVYADDQKADLTPTEFGILVMLIKEPERTFSREQIIDRVLGFDFQGFDRTVDAHIANIRRKIRPLSGPDHIQTVYGVGYRFSND